The Musa acuminata AAA Group cultivar baxijiao chromosome BXJ1-3, Cavendish_Baxijiao_AAA, whole genome shotgun sequence genome window below encodes:
- the LOC103979217 gene encoding transcription factor bHLH145, which translates to MKKNLNPWLHFPHQMQRFSSLNSATDLMEPNIGRQNNPLTVFPTYINHCGCVVPSNTTIMFPEIQALKSFEMASSIKFSAIPMFVPPDFGGSTKRLPVLNQSWERTGLDLSSSLHPYRTLNHANESLDVQGSNETVHIGHEVEEMHEDLSSSLHPYRTLNHANESLDVQGSNETVHIGHEVEEVHEDSEEIDALLYSDSDDDDSREEEVASTGHSPIGPMTGSSSEVASSIFPVKRKRLDEDEPDALLLDTATSGGHHGDNSDLDFNKHRIEGGDSSCVRGEDQDRKRLKRERILEIVSALRRIIPGGEGKDAATVIDEAICYVKSLKLKAKDLGAATW; encoded by the coding sequence ATGAAGAAAAACCTCAATCCTTGGCTCCATTTTCCACATCAAATGCAGCGGTTTAGTAGCTTAAACTCTGCTACTGatctcatggagcccaacattggGCGACAGAACAACCCACTGACGGTTTTCCCTACCTACATTAACCATTGTGGCTGTGTCGTCCCCAGTAATACCACCATAATGTTCCCAGAGATTCAAGCACTCAAATCCTTTGAGATGGCATCATCTATAAAATTTTCTGCAATTCCCATGTTTGTTCCACCAGACTTTGGTGGATCTACGAAGAGATTGCCAGTTCTTAATCAGTCGTGGGAACGAACAGGCTTAGATTTAAGCTCTTCATTACACCCATATCGGACTCTTAATCATGCAAATGAAAGTCTGGACGTTCAGGGAAGCAATGAAACTGTTCACATTGGACATGAAGTCGAGGAGATGCATGAAGATTTAAGCTCTTCATTACACCCATATCGGACTCTTAATCATGCAAATGAAAGTCTGGACGTTCAGGGAAGCAATGAAACTGTTCACATTGGACATGAAGTCGAGGAAGTGCATGAAGATTCTGAGGAAATTGATGCTCTTTTATATTCTGACTCTGATGATGATGACAGCAGGGAGGAGGAGGTTGCCAGTACAGGACATTCGCCAATTGGGCCAATGACAGGAAGTTCGTCCGAGGTAGCTAGCTCTATCTTCCCAGTCAAGAGAAAGCGACTTGATGAGGATGAACCTGATGCTTTGCTTTTGGACACGGCAACATCAGGAGGCCACCATGGAGACAATTCTGATTTGGATTTTAACAAACATAGGATTGAAGGTGGCGACTCGAGCTGTGTGAGAGGAGAAGACCAGGATCGCAAGCGGTTGAAAAGGGAGAGGATATTAGAAATAGTCAGTGCTCTCAGAAGGATCATCCCAGGTGGAGAGGGAAAGGATGCTGCAACTGTCATTGATGAGGCTATTTGCTATGTCAAGTCTCTCAAGCTGAAAGCCAAAGATTTAGGTGCTGCTACATGGTAG
- the LOC103979601 gene encoding cyclin-D3-1-like, which translates to MGVSYRYASSVLLSPEDSNGVLGLGDTEGQDFHGEAARRDLWRFPDTRSGIYAGISADFTLQSEDCVALMVERESQHLPQGDYVKRLLRGQLDLAIRSDAIDWIQKVHAHHRFGPLSAYLSVNYLDRFLSSYEHSQGKAWMTQLLSVACLSLAAKADETEVLSSLDLQIGEARYVFEARTVQRMELLVLSTLKWRMQVVTPFSFIDYFLYKFSDGIVPDSSLVSRSVGLILGTVREIDFLEFRPSEIAAAVALTALKKTQVLEVGKALTCCNHVDMERVLRCNEVIQEMTLMKNRRYKKGGSSVSTAPKSPIGVLDAACVSYESDDITVGSHANCHPSSPAAKRRKLNRSSSS; encoded by the exons ATGGGTGTTAGCTACAGATATGCTTCCTCCGTCCTCCTCAGCCCAGAGGACAGCAATGGCGTCCTGGGATTGGGTGACACAGAAGGGCAGGACTTCCATGGAGAAGCTGCAAGGCGCGACCTTTGGCGATTTCCTGACACGAGGAGTGGTATTTATGCGGGCATTTCGGCGGATTTTACCTTGCAGTCGGAGGACTGCGTTGCGTTGATGGTGGAGAGGGAGTCGCAGCATCTCCCACAGGGAGACTATGTTAAGAGGTTGCTGAGGGGGCAGTTGGACCTGGCTATCAGAAGTGATGCCATTGACTGGATTCAAAAG GTTCAtgcacatcacagatttgggcctCTGAGTGCCTATTTATCTGTGAATTACTTGGATCGGTTTCTCTCCTCCTACGAACACTCG CAAGGTAAGGCTTGGATGACACAGTTGCTATCAGTGGCCTGCTTATCTCTTGCTGCCAAGGCGGATGAAACAGAAGTCCTTTCATCTCTGGATTTACAG ATAGGTGAAGCAAGGTATGTGTTTGAGGCCAGGACTGTACAGAGAATGGAGCTTCTAGTGCTCAGCACACTCAAGTGGAGGATGCAAGTTGTGACACCTTTCTCATTCATCGATTACTTTCTGTACAAGTTCAGTGATGGAATTGTGCCAGATAGCTCATTAGTTTCTAGATCTGTGGGGCTCATTTTGGGCACTGTTAGAG AGATTGATTTCCTTGAGTTTAGACCTTCTGAGATTGCTGCAGCAGTGGCACTGACTGCCTTGAAGAAGACCCAAGTTCTGGAGGTTGGCAAAGCTTTAACTTGCTGCAATCATGTAGATATG GAAAGAGTCTTGAGGTGCAATGAAGTGATTCAAGAGATGACATTGATGAAGAACAGGAGATATAAGAAAGGTGGTTCATCAGTTTCTACTGCGCCAAAGAGCCCGATAGGTGTGCTGGATGCTGCATGTGTGAGCTACGAGAGTGATGACATAACAGTTGGGTCACACGCAAACTGTCATCCTTCCTCTCCAGCTGCCAAGAGGAGGAAACTAAACAGATCATCATCTTCATGA